One window of Caloenas nicobarica isolate bCalNic1 chromosome 7, bCalNic1.hap1, whole genome shotgun sequence genomic DNA carries:
- the EMX2 gene encoding LOW QUALITY PROTEIN: homeobox protein EMX2 (The sequence of the model RefSeq protein was modified relative to this genomic sequence to represent the inferred CDS: inserted 1 base in 1 codon; substituted 2 bases at 2 genomic stop codons) — protein sequence MGGGELSPKIIPGPKGNLENTDKAGTGDFLPCPVCGSPACPSFAXYNCPPLCFPHGAVRGMRRSEGXINKFGGGGGRPVLSPGRNXFPSGASLPDAPGLIQSLPAANFPGSPPAHQREPGRDLVGDSRRGSMFQPTPKRCFTIESLVAKDSPLPTSRSEDPIRPAALSYANSSPMNPFLNGFHSTGRGVYSNPDLVFAEAVSHPPNPAVPVHPVPPPHALAAHPLPASHSTHPLFASQQRDPSTFYPWLIHRYRYLGHRFQGNETSPESFLLHNALARKPKRIRTAFSPSQLLRLEHAFEKNHYVVGAERKQLAHSLSLTETQVKVWFQNRRTKFKRQKLEEEGSDSQQKKKGTHHINRWRIATKQASPEEIDVTSDD from the exons ATGGGAGGAGGAGAACTCAGCCCTAAAATCATCCCCGGACCCAAAGGTAATCTCGAAAATACGGACAAGGCTGGAACCGGAGACTTTCTCCCCTGTCCCGTCTGCGGGAGCCCGGCGTGTCCCAGCTTTGCGTAATACAATTGCCCTCCGCTTTGTTTTCCGCACGGCGCGGTGCGGGGAATGCGAAGGAGCGAAGGGTGAATAAATAAAttcggaggaggaggagggcgacCCGTTCTCTCACCGGGACGAA CTTTCCCAAGCGGGGCATCTCTCCCGGACGCCCCGGGGCTGATCCAG TCACTCCCTGCTGCAAACTTCCCCGGATCGCCTCCCGCGCACCAGAGAGAGCCAGGCAGAGATTTGGTCGGGGACTCTCGCCGCGGCAGCATGTTTCAGCCCACACCCAAGCGGTGTTTCACCATCGAGTCGCTGGTGGCCAAAGACAGCCCCCTGCCCACGTCTCGCTCCGAGGATCCTATCCGGCCGGCGGCGCTCAGCTATGCCAATTCCAGCCCGATGAACCCTTTTCTCAACGGCTTCCACTCCACTGGCAGGGGGGTCTACTCCAACCCGGACTTGGTCTTTGCAGAGGCCGTCTCCCACCCTCCTAACCCGGCCGTGCCGGTCCATCCCGTGCCCCCTCCCCACGCCCTGGCCGCCCACCCGCTGCCTGCTTCGCACTCCACGCACCCGCTCTTCGCCTCGCAGCAAAGGGATCCCTCCACCTTCTACCCTTGGCTAATACACCGCTACCGGTATCTGGGCCACAGATTTCAAG GGAATGAAACCAGCCCGGAGAGCTTCCTATTGCACAATGCACTGGCCAGGAAACCCAAACGGATCCGTACAGCTTTCTCCCCATCCCAATTACTGAGACTGGAACATGCCTTTGAGAAGAACCATTATGTAGtaggagcagagagaaaacagctggCACATAGCCTCAGCCTCACGGAAACTCAG GTAAAAGTATGGTTTCAGAACAGAAGGACAAAGTTCAAGCGACAAAAGTTGGAAGAGGAAGGTTCAGACtcacaacagaagaaaaaagggactCATCACATTAACCGGTGGAGAATCGCCACCAAACAAGCCAGTCCAGAGGAAATCGACGTCACGTCGGACGATTAA